From one Paramormyrops kingsleyae isolate MSU_618 chromosome 1, PKINGS_0.4, whole genome shotgun sequence genomic stretch:
- the kalrna gene encoding kalirin isoform X7 has protein sequence MKSGRKCCSCRSCFTWILEKCCCCCMKRAENYGGQETKTESVATLQPQTSMSSIQTSSPGPKRSGNTLKKWLTSPVRRLSHGKADNAVKKVPSKGKKRDGRKSIDLGPPKFGDTDAVQQDESADERGRKEGSLSKSSSGMQSGGEEEPEDESHTPLPPPMEIIKDPSAQDEKSSSLLAARQVAAEVPSAAELVSAIEKLVKTKMTLEPGSYPGFSSMDPPEPPPQPRDLEMEQKAKALRGRMFVLNELIQTEKDYVKDLGIVVEGFMKRIEDKGIPEDMKGKDKIVFGNIHQIYDWHRDFFLGELEKCQQNPDLLAELFIKHERRLHMYVIYCQNKPRSEYVVAEYDSYFEVVQQEINSRLSISDFLIKPIQRITKYQLLLKDFLKYCMKAGVDCQTIQKAVDLMFLVPKRCNDMMNLGRLQGYEGKLTSQGKLLLQDTFFVTEQSSGVMSRSKERRVFLFEQIVIFSELLRKGSSTPGYQFKKSIKVSVLSMDENVENDPCKFILSCRGSLERFTLQAANPDIKQVWVHNIKEVLDAQSNFLSALQSPIEYQRIESSSLPRTQSGNIRSPQPNNRPLSSTSVGAEKPPLSSRTPTPLKISTSNGSSCYDPHKHGERYELPKQHDVAGCNGMSSSMVVIQDYSALKENEICVSQGEMVQVLATNQQNMYLVYRPANSQSPAAEGWVPGHILGPLSRALLDSAEGSLKKSLSWHTLRMRKRGEKGDAKGENGLRKPKEAVSGKVSVKESNSSEESDCDELDPKTSMELLNPNFIQEVAPEFLIPLADVTCAFGETVVLCCKVCGRPKPNITLKGPDQNPVVNNSRFTINIRDTGDILLKICNLMPQDTGIYTCVAVNDHGTASSSASIKVQGIPAAPARPVAQEASSTAVIVHWLPPASSGNCAVSSYTVEYRQEDSLVWQQSVVSTRDVCVKIEDLIPGGHYQFRVSASNPWGVSPPSEPSNMVTLPSGNSTYDGIGIQWKDNFEVTFSEISEIGRGRFSVVKKCLNKATKKEVAVKFISKKMQKKEQVAHEADILRHVQHPQLSVLCDTYESATSFMLVLELLEDGRLLDYLVAHDVLMEEKVASYVKDTFEALQHLHTCKVAHLDLKPENLMVDLHVPVPCVKLIDFGDAVQVSGHRHVHLLLGNPEFAAPELIRGTPVSLSTDVWSIGVLAYVMLSGVSPFLDESLEETCINICRLDFCFPDEYFQGVSQAARDFITSVLQEDPRKRPSATGCLQHPWVSGHAGEHSKNPLDTTRLASFVDRRRQLNDVRPVTNIKGLVTSSMGHTL, from the exons ATGAAAAGTGGGAGGAAGTGTTGCTCCTGTCGCTCTTGTTTCACCTGGATACTGGAaaaatgctgctgctgctgtatgAAACGGGCAG AGAACTATGGTGGTCAGGAAACGAAGACGGAGTCAGTGGCCACCCTTCAGCCACAGACCTCCATGAGCTCCATCCAGACCAGCTCGCCGGGCCCTAAGCGCTCGGGCAACACGCTGAAGAAATGGCTCACCAGCCCCGTGCGACGGCTGAGCCACGGCAAGGCCGACAACGCCGTCAAGAAGGTGCCCAGCAAGGGCAAGAAGAGAGACGGCCGCAAGAGCATCGACTTGGGGCCTCCCAAGTTTGGTGACACCGATGCTGTGCAACAGGACGAGAGCGCCGACGAG CGGGGGAGGAAGGAGGGCAGCCTGTCCAAGTCCTCCTCTGGAATGCAGAGCGGCGGCGAGGAGGAGCCCGAGGACGAGTCGCACACGCCTCTGCCGCCCCCCATGGAGATCATCAAGGACCCATCAGCCCAGGATGAGAAG TCCTCGTCTTTGCTCGCTGCCCGTCAGGTCGCTGCCGAAGTCCCCAGTGCTGCCGAGCTTGTCAGTGCAATAGAAAAATTGGTCAAAACTAAGATG ACCCTGGAGCCAGGCTCCTACCCAGGGTTCAGCTCTATGGATCCCCCCGAGCCGCCCCCGCAGCCCCGGGACCTGGAGATGGAGCAGAAGGCCAAGGCCCTCAGAGGACGCAT GTTTGTCCTTAATGAGCTCATCCAGACTGAGAAGGATTACGTGAAGGACTTGGGAATCGTGGTGGAG GGGTTTATGAAGAGGATAGAGGATAAAGGCATTCCTGAAGACATGAAAGGGAAAGACAAGATTGTTTTCGGGAATATTCACCAGATTTACGACTGGCACAGAGA CTTTTTTCTTGGTGAGCTGGAGAAATGTCAGCAGAACCCTGATCTGCTAGCAGAGCTGTTCATAAAACAT GAGAGACGTTTACACATGTACGTGATCTACTGCCAGAACAAGCCCAGGTCCGAGTATGTTGTGGCGGAGTACGATTCATACTTTGAG GTAGTGCAACAGGAAATTAACTCAAGGCTGTCCATTAGTGATTTCCTCATAAAACCAATCCAGAGAATAACCAAATATCAGCTGCTTCTCAAG GACTTCTTGAAGTACTGCATGAAGGCAGGTGTAGACTGTCAAACCATTCAG AAAGCTGTGGACCTGATGTTCCTGGTGCCCAAGCGTTGCAATGACATGATGAATCTCGGCAGGCTGCAAGGCTATGAG GGGAAGCTGACCAGCCAAGGCAAGTTGCTCCTGCAGGACACCTTCTTCGTCACTGAGCAGAGCTCAGGCGTCATGTCTCGGAGCAAGGAGCGCAGGGTCTTCCTCTTCGAGCAGATCGTCATCTTCAGTGAGTTGCTCCGCAAGGGCTCGTCCACGCCGGGATACCAGTTCAAGAAGAGCATCAAG gtGAGTGTCCTGAGCATGGATGAGAATGTGGAGAACGACCCCTGCAAGTTCATCCTGTCCTGCAGGGGCTCGTTAGAGCGCTTCACCCTGCAGGCTGCTAATCCCGACATCAAGCAGGTCTGGGTGCACAACATCAAAGAGGTCCTGGATGCTCAGAGCAACTTCCTGTCAG CTTTGCAGTCTCCCATCGAGTACCAGAGGATTGAGAGCAGTTCCCTTCCTCGGACCCAGTCGGGCAACATACGCTCTCCCCAGCCCAACAACCGACCCCTGTCCTCCACCTCGGTGGGGGCAGAGAAGCCTCCACTATCGAGTCGCACCCCCACTCCACTCAAGATATCTACCTCTAATGGCAGTTCCTGCTATGACCCCCACAAGCACGGAGAGCGCTATGAACTGCCCAAA CAGCACGACGTGGCTGGATGTAATGGGATGTCCTCCTCTATGGTGGTGATCCAGGACTACAGCGCACTGAAGGAGAACGAGATCTGTGTCTCCCAGGGTGAAATGGTGCAGGTCCTGGCCACAAACCAGCAGAACATGTACCTGGTGTACCGGCCGGCCAACAGCCAGTCCCCAGCCGCCGAGGGCTGGGTTCCAGGACACATCTTGGGCCCCCTCAGTCGAGCTCTCTTAGACAGTGCTGAAGGAAGCCTCAA GAAATCGCTTTCGTGGCACACGCTGCGCATGAGAAAGCGAGGAGAAAAAGGTGACGCAAAGGGTGAGAACGGACTCCGTAAACCCAAGGAAGCTGTGAGCGGCAAGGTCTCTGTTAAA GAATCTAACAGCTCAGAAGAGTCAGATTGCGATGAGCTAGACCCAAAAACTAGCATGGAG tTACTGAATCCCAATTTTATCCAAGAAG TGGCCCCGGAGTTCCTGATCCCGCTTGCGGACGTGACCTGCGCCTTTGGCGAGACTGTGGTGCTCTGCTGCAAAGTCTGCGGCCGTCCAAAACCAAACATCACCCTGAAGGGCCCGGATCAGAACCCCGTCGTCAACAACAGTCGTTTCACTATAAACATCAG GGATACTGGAGACATCCTCCTAAAAATCTGTAACTTGATGCCACAAGATACGGGTATTTACACCTGCGTTGCCGTCAACGACCATGGGACCGCGTCCTCCTCAGCCTCCATTAAAGTCCAAG GTATCCCAGCAGCCCCGGCACGTCCCGTGGCTCAGGAGGCCAGCAGTACAGCTGTGATCGTGCACTGGCTCCCACCGGCAAGCTCAGGAAACTGTGCCGTGTCAAGCTACACCGTGGAGTACCGGCAGGAAG ACTCCCTGGTGTGGCAGCAATCCGTAGTGTCCACAAGAGATGTCTGTGTGAAGATTGAGGACCTCATCCCAGGAGGACATTACCAATTTCGGGTCAGTGCCAGTAATCCCTGGGGAGTGAGCCCACCCAGCGAGCCCTCCAACATGGTGACCCTGCCAAGCGGAA ATTCTACCTATGACGGCATTGGAATTCAGTGGAAAGACAACTTTGAAGTAACCTTCTCAGAAATCAGTGAGATTGGAAG GGGCAGATTCTCAGTGGTGAAGAAGTGTCTGAACAAGGCGACCAAGAAAGAGGTGGCTGTGAAGTTCATCAGCAAAAAGATGCAGAAGAAGGAGCAGGTGGCCCACGAGGCAGATATCCTCAGACACGTGCAGCACCCACAGCTGTCGGTGCTCTGCGACACCTATGAGTCAGCCACCTCCTTCATGCTGGTGCTGGAACT CCTGGAGGATGGCCGGCTATTGGACTACCTGGTAGCCCATGACGTGCTGATGGAGGAGAAGGTGGCCTCGTACGTGAAGGACACCTTTGAGGCACTTCAACATCTCCACACCTGCAAGGTGGCGCACTTGGATCTGAAG CCTGAGAACCTCATGGTGGATCTTCACGTGCCTGTTCCATGCGTCAAGCTCATTGACTTCGGAGATGCTGTCCAGGTGTCAGGACACCGCCACGTCCACCTGCTTCTGGGAAACCCAGAGTTTGCCGCCCCTGAACTGATCCGGGGGACACCAGTGTCCCTGAGCACTGACGTGTGGAGCATAGGGGTGCTGGCTTATGTCATGCTGAGTGGGGTTTCCCCCTTCCTGGATGAGAGTCTGGAGGAGACGTGTATCAACATCTGCCGGCTGGACTTCTGCTTCCCGGATGAGTACTTCCAGGGTGTTAGCCAGGCGGCCAGGGATTTTATCACGTCTGTGCTCCAGGAAGATCCCCGTAAAAGGCCCAGTGCAACAGGCTGCCTGCAGCACCCGTGGGTGAGCGGCCATGCCGGAGAACACTCCAAGAACCCCCTGGACACCACCCGACTGGCCTCCTTTGTTGACAGGCGACGCCAGCTGAATGACGTGCGCCCAGTCACCAACATAAAAGGCCTGGTGACCAGCAGTATGGGACACACGCTATGA